A single genomic interval of Luteolibacter sp. Y139 harbors:
- the lpdA gene encoding dihydrolipoyl dehydrogenase, whose translation MAYDLIVIGGGPAGYVAAIRAAQLGKKVACVEADRAGGTCLNWGCIPTKALLKNAELFHTLSHRAKEFGFSFDNLQYDWSAVIGRSRTVSNKLAGGIEFLFKKNKVDYIRGFGAITAPGKVEVTAADGSKSSVEATNIIIATGAKSRPLPPLPFNGTTVIGSKEAMVLEKQPKSMIIIGAGAIGVEFAYIYNSFGTKVTVVEMLPRLVPVEDDEVGDALEKSFTKQGIRCLVNHKITKTEDKGTHVEVTVEGAKETGTLSADVVLVAIGVLPVLTGPGGLQPELTDRGFIKVGDRYETSIPGVYAIGDVSGPPLLAHTASFEAIQCVEGLYVDGHTPRKVTVFPGCTYCHPQVASVGKTERALKEEGVEYTVGKIPFVAIGKAIASGEPDGFAKLLYGKKHGELLGAHIIGENATELIAEMGLALDQELTAEEIHATIHAHPTMSEVIHEATLAAEGHAIHF comes from the coding sequence ATGGCCTACGATCTTATCGTCATCGGTGGCGGCCCGGCCGGCTACGTCGCCGCCATCCGCGCCGCCCAACTCGGCAAAAAAGTCGCCTGCGTCGAGGCTGACCGCGCCGGCGGTACCTGCTTGAACTGGGGCTGCATCCCGACCAAGGCCCTACTCAAGAACGCGGAGCTTTTCCACACGCTCTCGCACCGCGCCAAGGAGTTCGGCTTCTCCTTCGACAATCTCCAGTACGACTGGTCCGCCGTGATCGGCCGCTCGCGCACCGTTTCCAACAAGCTCGCCGGTGGCATCGAGTTCCTCTTCAAGAAGAACAAGGTCGACTACATCCGCGGCTTCGGCGCGATCACCGCCCCGGGCAAGGTGGAAGTCACCGCCGCCGATGGCTCGAAGAGCTCGGTCGAGGCGACGAACATCATCATCGCCACCGGCGCCAAGTCCCGCCCGCTGCCGCCGCTGCCCTTCAATGGCACCACGGTCATCGGCTCCAAGGAGGCCATGGTCCTCGAGAAGCAGCCGAAGAGCATGATCATCATCGGCGCCGGTGCCATCGGCGTGGAGTTCGCGTATATCTACAATTCCTTCGGCACCAAGGTGACCGTCGTCGAAATGCTGCCGCGCCTGGTGCCGGTGGAAGACGACGAGGTCGGCGACGCGCTTGAGAAGTCCTTCACCAAGCAGGGCATCCGCTGCCTCGTGAACCACAAGATCACCAAGACCGAGGACAAGGGCACCCATGTCGAGGTCACGGTCGAAGGCGCGAAGGAAACCGGCACGCTTTCCGCAGACGTGGTGCTCGTCGCCATCGGCGTGCTGCCGGTGCTGACCGGTCCCGGCGGCCTCCAGCCTGAGCTCACGGATCGTGGCTTCATCAAGGTGGGCGACCGCTACGAGACCTCGATTCCCGGCGTGTATGCCATCGGTGACGTCAGCGGCCCGCCGTTGCTCGCGCACACCGCATCCTTCGAGGCCATTCAGTGCGTCGAGGGCCTTTACGTCGACGGCCACACCCCGCGCAAGGTCACCGTTTTCCCGGGCTGCACCTACTGCCACCCGCAGGTCGCCTCCGTCGGCAAGACCGAGCGCGCGCTGAAGGAAGAAGGCGTCGAGTACACCGTCGGCAAGATTCCCTTCGTCGCGATTGGCAAGGCCATCGCTTCCGGCGAGCCGGACGGCTTCGCCAAGCTGCTCTACGGCAAGAAGCACGGCGAGCTGCTCGGCGCGCACATCATCGGTGAGAATGCCACCGAGCTCATCGCCGAGATGGGTCTGGCGCTCGATCAGGAACTCACCGCCGAGGAAATCCACGCGACCATCCACGCTCACCCGACCATGAGCGAGGTGATCCATGAGGCGACCCTCGCCGCCGAAGGCCACGCGATTCACTTCTAA
- a CDS encoding LamG-like jellyroll fold domain-containing protein, with the protein MNPAPLARLRRLVSASLFAAACFLPHSVQAGQPPQAPSFNSDGQAVFTVGSPNEFTVQTGGYPPPSITCFGDLPAGVTFSDQGNGTATFSGGAAGDGGMYMLALSAYNGVDPQADQPFTLYVFEPTSVTSADHASFTVGVPSQFTVTTAGGYPEAGSVSLTGGTLPTGLNFTDNGPSGSIQGVPAAGTDGTYTYQIIAHNDGGDTVQNFTLTIGGPPAASPCVARPAGIIGWWAADGNALDLQANADATLAGGAGFAPGLVNRAFALDGSAAYVALGNPNVLKAGALTIEAWVKPSALPANGQMEAIVTKWNNNPAKNSSGDAYGLYLINNGGTLQLRAMINPTSVGAEMSLQGGTLPLNQWAHVAVAYENATGVFAIFVNGLPVAQSDTGLPIQASDVPVMIGRQSDNVTPRHFAGLIDEVAMYARALTLPEISGIYQARENGKCKSRPVVEPPVNLLAWWTGDRTAVDLQEGRVATLTSGVTFAPGVVGQAFDLYGAQAGIQIPHDPAWNFGSEQFTIATWVRFFAGDSYQIIAAHEQPGGSLGWRFLFNGFTLQFQMPGGNNAGVYPVVPVIQRWYHLAVTRSGSTFRFYVDGVQVGGDQIQSAPVPSVQGPLSLGYSPGFPNQAGRIDEFQIVHRALSAQEIAGIYQGAQRKTFALYVANAGSGTISKLDATGNGVPIVTGLANPRGLAIDAAGSLFLAENGAGRILKFPTTGGFSSFASVIDPQGLAFDGTGNLHVVSSSQNAVEVFDSAGLPLGAVPGGLAALNHPTGLVFDDRGNLLVSNSGSHLVTKYDTSTWSVESSSPLLASPAGLAITSFGNPQVTSTTGHRLVETDATGTGSIIAEASAGLNGPRDVQIDFAGNRFVCNAGDDTITKIDPSGVATPFAVLAPGSAPAFMVLQPKSPLVPLVQVDAVNRQPNGHFVIQGITLPHALVTIRATTDLTLPMTTLGETTADETGAYQFVDTGSTNLTRRFYTANW; encoded by the coding sequence ATGAATCCCGCGCCCCTCGCCCGGCTCCGGCGTCTCGTGTCCGCGTCTCTTTTCGCCGCGGCGTGTTTTCTTCCCCACTCCGTGCAGGCCGGCCAGCCGCCCCAGGCGCCGTCCTTCAATAGCGACGGGCAGGCCGTTTTCACGGTGGGCAGCCCGAATGAATTCACCGTCCAAACCGGCGGCTATCCGCCACCGTCCATCACGTGCTTCGGCGACCTCCCGGCTGGCGTCACCTTCTCGGATCAGGGCAATGGCACTGCCACCTTTTCCGGAGGAGCTGCGGGTGACGGCGGGATGTACATGCTCGCCCTGAGCGCCTACAACGGGGTGGATCCCCAGGCGGACCAACCGTTCACTCTCTACGTCTTTGAACCGACCTCAGTCACCTCCGCGGACCATGCCTCCTTCACCGTGGGCGTTCCCTCGCAGTTCACCGTCACGACGGCGGGGGGCTATCCTGAAGCAGGCTCTGTCAGCCTGACCGGCGGGACGCTGCCGACGGGGCTCAACTTCACCGACAATGGTCCTTCCGGCTCGATCCAGGGTGTGCCGGCTGCGGGTACTGATGGAACCTACACCTACCAAATCATCGCCCATAACGACGGCGGCGACACCGTTCAGAACTTCACGTTGACCATCGGCGGTCCGCCGGCCGCATCGCCCTGCGTCGCACGCCCGGCAGGCATCATCGGCTGGTGGGCTGCGGACGGAAATGCGCTCGACCTACAGGCCAATGCCGACGCCACCCTCGCCGGCGGTGCGGGATTCGCTCCCGGGCTGGTGAATCGCGCCTTCGCCCTCGATGGCAGCGCCGCTTACGTCGCGCTTGGCAATCCCAACGTGCTCAAGGCGGGTGCATTGACCATCGAAGCGTGGGTAAAGCCGTCTGCCTTGCCTGCGAATGGCCAGATGGAAGCGATCGTCACCAAGTGGAACAACAATCCCGCGAAGAATTCCTCCGGTGACGCCTACGGCCTGTATCTCATCAACAACGGCGGCACGCTCCAGCTCCGCGCGATGATCAATCCGACGAGCGTCGGTGCGGAAATGAGTCTCCAGGGCGGCACCCTTCCACTCAATCAATGGGCCCACGTCGCGGTGGCCTATGAGAATGCGACCGGTGTCTTCGCGATCTTCGTGAATGGCCTGCCCGTCGCCCAGTCGGATACCGGGCTGCCAATCCAGGCCTCCGACGTGCCGGTGATGATCGGTCGTCAAAGCGACAACGTCACGCCGCGCCACTTCGCCGGCTTGATCGATGAAGTCGCGATGTACGCCCGCGCGCTCACGCTTCCCGAGATCTCGGGCATCTATCAGGCGAGGGAGAACGGCAAGTGCAAGAGCCGCCCGGTCGTCGAGCCCCCGGTCAATCTGCTCGCCTGGTGGACGGGCGACCGCACCGCCGTCGATCTGCAAGAAGGCCGGGTGGCGACTCTAACAAGTGGCGTCACCTTTGCTCCCGGAGTGGTGGGGCAAGCCTTCGATCTCTACGGGGCTCAGGCCGGCATCCAGATCCCCCACGACCCGGCGTGGAATTTCGGCAGCGAGCAATTCACCATCGCCACGTGGGTCCGCTTCTTCGCGGGCGATTCGTATCAGATCATCGCCGCCCACGAGCAACCCGGCGGCAGCTTGGGTTGGCGCTTCCTTTTCAATGGTTTCACCCTCCAGTTCCAGATGCCCGGAGGAAACAATGCCGGGGTCTATCCGGTAGTGCCCGTCATCCAGCGTTGGTACCACCTCGCCGTCACCCGCAGCGGCAGCACGTTCCGCTTCTATGTCGATGGCGTGCAGGTCGGCGGGGACCAAATTCAATCCGCGCCGGTGCCGTCGGTCCAAGGTCCGCTGTCGCTCGGATACTCGCCCGGCTTTCCCAACCAGGCTGGGCGCATCGATGAGTTCCAGATCGTCCATCGCGCGCTGAGCGCCCAGGAAATCGCGGGCATCTATCAAGGGGCCCAGCGGAAAACCTTCGCGCTCTACGTGGCCAATGCCGGTAGCGGGACGATCTCGAAACTCGATGCCACCGGCAACGGCGTGCCCATCGTCACCGGGCTCGCCAATCCGCGTGGCCTCGCCATCGATGCCGCCGGCTCGCTCTTCCTGGCGGAAAACGGAGCAGGCCGGATCCTCAAGTTCCCAACCACGGGTGGCTTCTCGTCCTTTGCCTCCGTGATCGATCCGCAAGGTCTCGCCTTCGATGGCACTGGCAATCTGCATGTGGTGAGCAGCTCGCAGAACGCCGTGGAAGTCTTCGATTCGGCCGGCCTGCCGCTCGGAGCGGTGCCCGGTGGGCTGGCTGCCTTGAATCATCCCACCGGCCTCGTCTTCGATGACCGGGGAAACCTGCTGGTCTCTAACAGCGGCAGCCATCTGGTCACGAAATACGACACGTCTACATGGTCGGTCGAATCCTCTTCACCCCTGCTGGCAAGTCCCGCCGGTCTGGCCATCACTTCCTTCGGGAACCCGCAGGTCACCAGCACTACCGGTCATCGTCTGGTGGAGACGGACGCCACCGGCACCGGCTCCATCATTGCCGAGGCAAGTGCCGGTCTCAATGGTCCCCGCGACGTGCAGATCGACTTCGCCGGCAACCGCTTCGTCTGCAACGCGGGTGATGACACCATCACGAAGATCGATCCGTCCGGGGTGGCCACACCTTTTGCAGTCCTCGCCCCCGGCAGCGCACCAGCGTTCATGGTGCTCCAGCCAAAGTCGCCGCTAGTCCCGCTGGTCCAAGTCGATGCGGTGAACCGCCAGCCGAATGGCCACTTCGTAATCCAAGGAATCACCCTCCCCCATGCTCTGGTCACCATCCGTGCCACGACCGATCTGACGCTGCCGATGACGACACTCGGCGAAACGACTGCGGATGAAACGGGTGCCTATCAGTTCGTGGACACCGGTTCCACCAACCTGACGCGGCGGTTTTACACGGCGAATTGGTAG
- a CDS encoding tetratricopeptide repeat protein has translation MLFLVMLLMVVCVVAWPGMRSEPLEDDYSTLRHVAGFQQWTDVFKADAFQYSRPFKDLAFYYFYLHGISSVQVWHLVPLIAYLLATVSVFAFLRRIAGAAGSCLGAAAWALSPTNTSTVVWMSCLHISIAVTFVALFLIAYDRARDSKRPLSFCLSLLLLFLALASYETAIFAVPLAVALDWFRKRVVFKKESLVRYACLGAVTLAFLMLRQEGGSTLSSRSINLGFAPAMPGWQFTIAAPWLLWRHFSMWFFPFGRIEFCSTFIWGKSATALDLAGGWIFLTALVGSVFLTARKLPLVAFGIIWFLLASFPTSNLIPLGTGPIEDYYTVLPGIGLVICLADLAEGLLVRRDMASSELREKPRLTALAWSAMGAVCLLKLAGVPFFFHQAGLWRDPLLLYTRSGETRPGQYLCKTFAANICYSRHQWAKARELSTAALHDAPWFDSASMTLAEIAVKEGNFSEALEITREAMEKIPPGTQPFNRGLMIRGKAYFYQGALDQARESILPVLPDPAAPLHFKVTRLLAAIYQKEGNKEKAGQTLARSLALHPDAKDAIDAALESLHSDKPISLEDS, from the coding sequence GTGCTATTCCTCGTGATGCTGCTGATGGTGGTCTGTGTCGTGGCGTGGCCCGGCATGAGGTCCGAGCCGCTGGAGGATGACTACAGCACGCTCCGCCACGTGGCAGGCTTCCAGCAGTGGACCGATGTCTTCAAGGCGGACGCCTTCCAATATTCGCGACCGTTCAAAGACCTCGCATTCTACTACTTCTACCTTCACGGGATTTCCTCGGTTCAAGTATGGCACTTGGTCCCACTCATTGCCTACCTGTTAGCCACCGTCTCGGTATTTGCATTTCTCCGGAGGATCGCTGGCGCCGCGGGGAGCTGCCTGGGAGCCGCGGCATGGGCCCTGAGCCCCACGAATACCAGCACGGTCGTGTGGATGAGCTGCCTCCATATCAGCATCGCGGTGACCTTCGTCGCCCTATTCCTGATCGCCTATGACCGGGCGCGCGACTCCAAGCGCCCGCTCTCCTTTTGCCTGTCGCTGCTCCTGCTGTTTCTCGCCCTAGCTTCCTACGAGACCGCGATCTTCGCGGTGCCGCTGGCAGTCGCGCTCGATTGGTTCCGGAAGCGGGTCGTCTTTAAGAAGGAATCGCTGGTCCGCTACGCCTGCCTCGGCGCGGTCACCCTCGCCTTCCTGATGCTGCGCCAGGAGGGAGGCAGCACGCTCAGCAGCCGCTCCATCAATCTCGGCTTCGCGCCTGCCATGCCGGGATGGCAGTTCACCATCGCGGCCCCATGGCTGCTGTGGCGACACTTCTCGATGTGGTTCTTTCCTTTCGGGCGCATTGAATTCTGCAGCACCTTCATCTGGGGGAAATCCGCCACGGCGCTCGACCTCGCCGGCGGGTGGATCTTTCTTACTGCGCTGGTCGGCTCGGTGTTCCTCACCGCACGGAAGCTTCCGCTGGTAGCATTCGGGATCATCTGGTTCCTGCTCGCCAGCTTCCCCACGTCCAATCTCATCCCGCTGGGAACGGGTCCGATCGAAGACTACTATACGGTGCTGCCTGGCATCGGGCTCGTCATCTGTCTCGCCGATCTTGCCGAGGGGCTTCTTGTCAGGCGTGACATGGCTTCCAGCGAGCTCCGAGAGAAACCTCGTCTGACCGCTCTGGCTTGGAGTGCGATGGGCGCGGTCTGCCTGCTGAAGCTGGCGGGCGTTCCCTTCTTCTTCCATCAGGCCGGTCTGTGGAGGGATCCGCTGCTGCTCTACACCAGGTCGGGAGAAACCCGGCCCGGCCAGTATCTCTGCAAAACCTTCGCCGCGAACATCTGCTATTCCCGCCACCAATGGGCGAAGGCAAGGGAGCTTTCCACTGCCGCCCTCCACGACGCACCGTGGTTCGATTCGGCGAGCATGACGCTGGCGGAGATCGCGGTGAAGGAGGGCAACTTTTCTGAAGCGCTGGAAATCACCCGCGAGGCGATGGAGAAGATCCCGCCGGGAACCCAACCATTCAACCGCGGCCTCATGATCCGGGGAAAGGCTTACTTCTACCAGGGAGCCTTGGATCAGGCGCGGGAGAGCATCCTGCCGGTCCTTCCCGATCCGGCCGCCCCGCTGCATTTCAAAGTGACCCGGTTGCTCGCCGCGATCTATCAGAAGGAGGGCAACAAGGAGAAAGCCGGACAAACCCTCGCCCGATCGCTGGCGCTCCATCCCGACGCCAAGGACGCCATCGACGCGGCCCTCGAAAGCCTGCATTCCGACAAGCCAATCTCGCTGGAGGATTCCTGA
- a CDS encoding ABC transporter permease: protein MARRSFSLMLAWRYLNPRRAMLSAVTLISVTGVLLGVLVLVVVMSVMAGLEKEVKERFLGYMPHVRLEFVPFGGFREPLEQWRETAEAVTKVPGVKSATAFMQDYALLDVEGKQRPVFFRGLDTHDQAQIDGITAMLDQKDHPGSSADMGLDDRIVISSIIASQFKVGVGGKMSLYSARNLESVKQVYDITAHPPVREEFGPVLEKAKELIAKPWTKRGERLYLSDAEADAIYLPLFDIFKQGVRDPEKEIITKALKPIDDGEQVEGGGLLLDAETPKKMAAALAELDTTDVAQMDAAILKGIKELVLPKEATVIGVYKASQMALSPDIFMPLPLAQELAGMKGAVQGISVRLHDPYQADQVAGALIKELPQGWRAITWTEELGDFSRLIAQQRMMMYFALSFIILVSAFSMMAVMFTVTIQKRREIGVMKALGAAPGQIVRVFVYQGMILGFVGAILGTAFGLLVIRFRENLQEVLRQFGFDPFSSAFVGFDTLPAQIKANEIVIVAIAAFLLCSVAAFVPAFFAARSDAAKSLRNL from the coding sequence ATGGCCCGACGTTCCTTCAGCCTGATGCTTGCCTGGCGCTACCTCAATCCGCGCCGGGCGATGCTTTCCGCCGTCACGCTCATCTCGGTCACCGGTGTCCTGTTAGGCGTGCTGGTGCTGGTGGTGGTGATGTCGGTCATGGCAGGTTTGGAGAAGGAGGTGAAGGAGCGCTTCCTCGGCTACATGCCACACGTGCGGCTCGAGTTCGTGCCCTTCGGTGGCTTCCGCGAACCGCTGGAGCAATGGCGTGAAACGGCCGAGGCCGTGACCAAGGTGCCGGGCGTCAAGTCGGCTACCGCCTTCATGCAGGATTACGCCTTGCTCGATGTGGAGGGCAAGCAGCGGCCGGTATTCTTCCGCGGACTCGATACTCACGATCAGGCACAGATCGACGGCATCACCGCGATGCTCGATCAAAAGGACCATCCCGGCAGCAGCGCCGACATGGGGCTCGATGACCGGATCGTGATCTCGTCGATCATTGCCAGCCAATTCAAGGTCGGAGTGGGAGGCAAGATGAGCCTCTACTCGGCGCGCAATCTCGAGAGCGTGAAGCAGGTCTATGACATCACGGCACATCCGCCGGTGCGCGAGGAATTCGGGCCGGTTTTGGAGAAAGCGAAGGAATTGATCGCCAAGCCGTGGACGAAGCGCGGCGAACGCTTGTATCTGTCCGATGCTGAGGCTGATGCGATCTACCTGCCGCTTTTCGACATTTTCAAGCAAGGGGTGCGCGATCCAGAGAAGGAAATCATCACCAAGGCTCTGAAGCCCATCGATGATGGGGAGCAGGTCGAAGGTGGCGGGCTACTCTTGGATGCTGAAACTCCCAAGAAGATGGCGGCTGCTCTCGCCGAACTCGACACGACGGATGTGGCGCAAATGGATGCCGCCATCTTGAAAGGCATCAAGGAACTCGTGCTGCCGAAGGAGGCCACGGTCATTGGTGTCTACAAGGCATCCCAGATGGCGCTCTCCCCGGATATCTTCATGCCGTTGCCTTTGGCTCAAGAGCTGGCGGGCATGAAGGGTGCAGTTCAAGGGATCTCGGTGCGCCTTCATGATCCCTATCAGGCGGATCAGGTCGCCGGTGCGCTGATCAAAGAGCTGCCGCAGGGCTGGCGCGCGATCACGTGGACGGAAGAACTCGGTGACTTCTCACGCCTGATCGCGCAGCAGCGGATGATGATGTACTTCGCGCTTTCGTTCATCATTCTCGTGTCCGCGTTCTCGATGATGGCGGTGATGTTCACGGTCACGATCCAGAAGCGCCGCGAGATTGGTGTGATGAAGGCGCTCGGTGCGGCACCCGGCCAGATCGTGCGCGTGTTCGTTTATCAGGGGATGATCCTTGGTTTTGTCGGTGCGATTCTGGGAACCGCCTTCGGCCTGCTGGTCATCCGCTTCCGCGAGAACTTGCAGGAGGTCTTGCGGCAATTCGGCTTCGATCCGTTCTCGAGCGCTTTCGTTGGTTTCGATACGCTTCCGGCACAGATCAAGGCGAACGAGATCGTGATCGTGGCCATCGCCGCCTTCCTGCTGTGTTCGGTCGCGGCGTTCGTGCCCGCCTTCTTCGCCGCCCGCAGCGATGCCGCGAAGTCCCTGCGGAATCTCTAA